Proteins from a single region of Synechococcus sp. WH 8109:
- a CDS encoding YqjD family protein gives MASPSPQSNGRFEHHFRERFESLLPTIQERWPDLAEHTLEATRGSVDELVRLIEQNTGLTPQGVREQLEELLHSAGDRSRDWADSLDPLEEQLEQLLDELNSTLRPKIEAPVRQRPLLAVGVALGVGLLLGSMLRGGRRS, from the coding sequence ATGGCCTCGCCATCGCCGCAGTCCAACGGCAGATTCGAGCACCACTTCCGTGAGCGCTTTGAAAGCCTGCTGCCGACGATCCAGGAGCGCTGGCCGGATCTTGCTGAGCACACCCTTGAAGCCACCCGGGGCAGTGTGGATGAGTTGGTTCGTTTGATCGAACAGAACACAGGCCTGACGCCCCAAGGGGTTCGGGAGCAACTGGAGGAACTTCTCCACAGCGCCGGTGATCGCAGCCGCGACTGGGCCGACAGCCTGGATCCCCTGGAAGAGCAACTGGAACAGTTGCTGGATGAGTTGAACAGCACGCTGCGGCCGAAGATCGAGGCGCCTGTGCGCCAGCGACCACTGCTGGCTGTGGGTGTTGCCCTTGGTGTTGGGTTGCTGTTGGGCAGCATGCTTCGCGGGGGGCGGCGTTCCTGA
- the smc gene encoding chromosome segregation protein SMC, with protein sequence MVHINQVGLTHFKSFGGAMTIPLEEGFTVVTGPNGSGKSNILDGVLFCLGLATSRGMRAERLPDLVNSGMLKAGKAAETTVSVRFDLSDWTPDAAEEGLEAPAEGPWIQPGQTEWTVTRKLRVMPGGSYSSSYSADGVPCNLQQLQTQLRRLRIDPEGSNVVMQGDVTRIVSMSNRDRRGLIDELAGVALFDTRIEQTRRKLDDVQERQERCRIIEQELLASRQRLEKDCAKARQYQDLRERLQLGRRQEMVLAYEAAQQALKDLATRQQALEAQEQKDAAAIASGREQLNKAVAELNLLQEQVKALGEDQLLAVQAELAGLDTSSRELERQASLHQEEGQKLQAQRQNLATRRQQWQLQSRELERDPHQDALSAANDNCKAAEAAVEISRRRLADVVGRSGAWVEEQKRRSGRRQELQSSVTPLLEEHQLLQERLRQERERLEELTQEQHQDGTDGDAVEQQLATLEATWQNLLQAIADGKQELQQTAESLAIQQRTRSRLEQEQTRLEREIARLESRRDALQESRGTGALRLLLEAGLDGIHGPVAQLGEVEDHHRLAVEVAAGARLGQVVVDDDRIAARAIELLKSRRAGRLTFLPLNKIRAPGGGGSSAAFARGARPGGDSGAGLIGRAVELVRFEPIYDQVFAYVFGDTLVFSDLASARQQLGRSRAVTLDGELLEKSGAMTGGSFSQRSSSLSFGRSSDQDEAEPLRRRLLELGESLVACRREESKLAQVIEQQKPQLRELEKQQAALIAERNAARRNHGPLLERSRQRAERLSKLQQDQTEQQQRLEAISTALTPLTAELQALDEAERNSGNNDDASAWAQLQTEQEAADQRLEAARRERDQLLNARRERQLAIERLGDQENALAAEETRLQEAVKALASAHGAWRQQQSDLQEKRKELEQQQTDLQERFGSQRRARDAAEAEVGRQRQALQQAEWNLERLKEDREGLIEEQRSGAVRLQEMEQALPDPRPEIPEALQLAGLEALQTDLQAIQQRMEALEPVNMLALEELEALEERLNELNERLDVLNNEREELLLRIETVATLRQDAFMEAFTAVDGHFREIFASLSDGDGHLQLENPEEPLEGGLTLVAHPKGKTVRRLASMSGGEKSLTALSFLFALQRFRPSPFYALDEVDSFLDGVNVERLAALIARQAEAAQFMVVSHRRPMIGAAQRTIGVTQARGAHTQVVGLPDAA encoded by the coding sequence TTGGTTCATATCAATCAGGTTGGGCTAACGCACTTCAAGTCGTTCGGTGGAGCGATGACGATCCCTCTTGAAGAGGGATTCACTGTCGTGACCGGACCCAATGGCTCCGGCAAGAGCAACATCCTTGATGGAGTTCTGTTTTGCCTGGGCCTGGCCACCAGTCGTGGCATGCGGGCTGAACGCCTGCCGGACCTGGTCAACAGCGGCATGCTCAAGGCCGGCAAGGCCGCTGAAACAACCGTCAGCGTCCGCTTTGATCTAAGCGACTGGACACCCGATGCCGCCGAGGAAGGCTTGGAAGCACCGGCGGAGGGGCCCTGGATTCAGCCTGGACAAACGGAATGGACGGTGACCCGCAAGCTGCGGGTGATGCCGGGGGGCTCCTACAGCTCCAGCTACAGCGCCGACGGGGTTCCCTGCAACCTGCAGCAGCTGCAGACCCAGCTGCGCCGCCTTCGAATTGATCCCGAGGGCAGCAACGTGGTGATGCAGGGAGACGTCACCCGTATCGTCTCGATGAGCAATCGCGACCGCCGCGGCCTGATCGATGAACTGGCCGGTGTTGCCCTTTTCGACACCCGGATTGAACAGACCCGCCGCAAGCTCGATGACGTGCAGGAGCGTCAGGAGCGCTGCCGGATCATCGAGCAGGAATTGCTGGCCAGTCGCCAAAGGCTGGAGAAGGACTGCGCCAAGGCCCGGCAATACCAGGACTTGCGGGAACGGCTGCAACTGGGACGCCGCCAGGAAATGGTGCTGGCCTACGAGGCCGCCCAGCAGGCCCTCAAGGATCTAGCCACACGCCAACAGGCGCTGGAAGCCCAGGAACAGAAAGACGCCGCGGCCATCGCCAGCGGCCGGGAGCAGCTGAACAAAGCTGTTGCCGAACTGAACCTGCTCCAGGAGCAGGTGAAGGCCCTGGGGGAAGACCAGCTGCTGGCGGTTCAGGCGGAACTGGCTGGCCTCGACACCAGCAGCCGCGAACTGGAGCGCCAGGCCAGCCTCCACCAGGAGGAGGGCCAGAAACTGCAGGCGCAGCGCCAGAACCTCGCCACCCGTCGCCAGCAGTGGCAGCTGCAATCACGGGAGCTGGAACGCGATCCCCATCAGGACGCCCTCAGCGCGGCAAACGACAACTGCAAGGCCGCTGAAGCGGCCGTGGAAATATCCCGCCGCCGGCTGGCGGATGTTGTGGGCCGCTCCGGCGCCTGGGTAGAGGAACAAAAGCGCCGCAGTGGTCGCCGTCAGGAGTTGCAAAGCAGCGTCACTCCCTTATTGGAGGAGCACCAACTGCTGCAGGAACGGCTTCGCCAGGAACGGGAACGGCTGGAAGAGCTCACCCAGGAGCAGCACCAGGACGGCACAGACGGCGACGCCGTGGAGCAACAGCTCGCAACCCTGGAGGCAACCTGGCAAAACCTGCTGCAAGCCATTGCCGACGGCAAACAGGAGCTCCAGCAGACCGCCGAATCGCTGGCCATCCAACAGCGCACCCGCAGCCGGCTGGAGCAGGAGCAGACCCGCTTGGAACGGGAGATCGCTCGCCTGGAGAGCCGGCGGGATGCCCTTCAGGAAAGCCGTGGCACTGGAGCACTGCGCCTGCTGTTGGAGGCCGGCCTCGATGGCATCCACGGCCCTGTCGCCCAGCTGGGAGAGGTGGAGGATCACCATCGCCTCGCCGTGGAAGTGGCCGCGGGGGCCCGTCTCGGCCAGGTGGTGGTCGATGACGACCGCATCGCCGCCCGCGCCATCGAACTACTCAAGAGCCGCCGTGCTGGCCGGCTCACCTTCCTGCCCCTGAACAAGATCCGCGCGCCAGGGGGCGGGGGCTCTTCAGCCGCCTTTGCCCGGGGTGCACGCCCCGGTGGGGACAGCGGTGCCGGACTGATCGGCCGGGCCGTGGAACTGGTGCGGTTCGAACCGATCTATGACCAGGTGTTTGCTTACGTCTTCGGCGACACCCTGGTGTTCTCCGACCTGGCCAGCGCCCGTCAACAACTGGGCCGTTCCAGGGCGGTGACCCTGGATGGGGAGCTGCTGGAAAAGAGCGGCGCCATGACCGGCGGCAGCTTCTCCCAGCGCAGCAGCAGCCTCAGCTTCGGTCGCAGCAGCGATCAGGACGAAGCCGAACCCCTGCGGCGGCGCCTGCTGGAACTGGGGGAATCCCTGGTGGCCTGCCGGCGGGAGGAGTCGAAGCTGGCCCAAGTGATCGAGCAGCAGAAACCCCAGCTGCGCGAACTGGAAAAGCAACAGGCGGCCTTGATCGCCGAGCGCAATGCCGCCCGGCGAAACCACGGCCCGCTGCTCGAGCGCAGCCGCCAGCGGGCCGAACGGCTCAGCAAATTGCAGCAGGACCAGACCGAGCAACAACAGCGGCTCGAAGCCATCAGCACTGCACTCACGCCACTCACCGCGGAACTGCAGGCCTTGGATGAGGCGGAACGCAACAGCGGCAACAACGACGATGCCTCCGCCTGGGCCCAACTTCAGACAGAACAGGAAGCCGCCGACCAAAGGCTGGAGGCGGCCCGCCGCGAGCGCGACCAGCTGCTGAATGCCCGGCGCGAGCGGCAGCTGGCGATTGAACGCCTGGGGGACCAGGAGAATGCTCTGGCCGCCGAAGAAACCCGCTTGCAGGAGGCGGTGAAGGCCCTCGCCAGTGCCCATGGGGCCTGGCGCCAGCAGCAGAGCGACCTCCAGGAGAAGCGCAAAGAGCTCGAGCAACAGCAGACCGACCTGCAGGAGCGCTTCGGCAGCCAGCGCCGGGCCCGGGACGCCGCGGAAGCCGAGGTGGGCCGCCAGCGTCAGGCCCTGCAGCAGGCCGAATGGAATCTGGAGCGGCTCAAGGAAGACCGCGAAGGATTGATCGAAGAACAGCGCAGCGGTGCGGTACGCCTGCAGGAGATGGAACAGGCCCTGCCGGACCCGAGGCCGGAGATCCCGGAAGCCCTTCAGCTGGCGGGATTGGAAGCCTTGCAGACCGATCTGCAGGCCATCCAGCAACGCATGGAAGCGCTGGAGCCCGTGAACATGCTGGCGCTGGAGGAACTCGAGGCCCTCGAAGAGCGGCTCAACGAACTCAACGAACGCCTCGACGTGCTCAACAACGAGCGGGAAGAATTGCTGCTGCGGATCGAAACCGTGGCCACCCTGCGCCAGGACGCCTTCATGGAAGCCTTCACCGCCGTGGATGGCCATTTCCGCGAGATCTTTGCCTCGCTCTCCGATGGTGATGGCCACCTGCAACTGGAGAACCCAGAGGAGCCTTTGGAAGGTGGCCTCACCCTGGTGGCCCATCCCAAGGGCAAAACCGTGCGGCGCCTGGCCTCGATGTCGGGGGGAGAGAAATCACTCACCGCCTTGAGCTTTCTGTTCGCCCTCCAGCGCTTCCGGCCGTCGCCGTTCTATGCCCTCGACGAGGTGGACAGCTTCCTCGACGGTGTCAATGTGGAGCGCCTGGCGGCTCTGATCGCCCGTCAAGCCGAGGCAGCCCAGTTCATGGTGGTCAGCCACCGCCGCCCGATGATCGGCGCAGCCCAGCGCACGATCGGAGTGACCCAGGCCCGCGGCGCCCATACCCAGGTGGTGGGTTTACCAGATGCCGCCTGA
- a CDS encoding PRC-barrel domain-containing protein, with the protein MTPTPTPNDAITNGVPSDRLWLRSELMGTQVITRDTGRRLGVVGEVIVDIDRREVVAVGLRDNPLTRFLPGLPRWMPLDRIRQVGDVILVDSADSLSENFNPERYSRVINCQVITESGEQLGRVLGFAFDIETGELTTLVMGALGVPLLGEGVLSTWEMPVEEIVSSGPDRIIVYEGAEDKLKQLNSGVLEKLGVGGPSWEEQERERYRVNLVPVENQLTSGQPLEQGQRRLQAAETERFEADAELEYVELEDRRQESMQQRRYLDEPQRYDEPRYDEPARYDERPAERAQTYNEPAPVEQQPAYEQQPPRRAMPASRRAVQQPGEPMDVEPIEDAAPQRRSQDLDDPW; encoded by the coding sequence TTGACCCCGACCCCTACCCCAAATGACGCCATTACCAATGGCGTACCCAGCGATCGCCTCTGGTTGCGCTCCGAACTGATGGGCACCCAGGTGATCACCCGTGACACTGGCCGCCGTCTTGGGGTGGTGGGTGAAGTGATCGTCGATATCGACCGCCGTGAAGTGGTGGCTGTGGGGCTGCGGGACAACCCCCTGACCCGTTTCCTACCCGGCCTGCCGCGCTGGATGCCGCTGGACCGGATCCGTCAGGTGGGCGACGTGATCCTGGTGGATTCGGCCGACTCACTAAGCGAAAACTTCAACCCTGAGCGCTACAGCCGGGTGATCAACTGCCAGGTGATCACCGAGTCCGGTGAACAGCTGGGGCGGGTGCTCGGCTTCGCCTTCGACATCGAAACCGGCGAGCTCACCACCCTAGTGATGGGCGCCCTTGGCGTACCCCTGCTGGGGGAAGGGGTGCTGAGCACCTGGGAAATGCCAGTAGAGGAGATTGTCAGCAGCGGCCCAGACCGGATCATTGTTTACGAGGGAGCCGAAGACAAGCTCAAACAGCTGAACAGCGGTGTTCTGGAAAAACTGGGAGTCGGTGGCCCCAGCTGGGAAGAGCAGGAGCGGGAGCGGTACCGCGTCAACCTGGTGCCCGTGGAAAATCAGCTCACCTCCGGACAACCCCTGGAGCAGGGGCAACGACGTCTCCAGGCTGCAGAAACCGAGCGGTTTGAGGCTGATGCAGAACTGGAATATGTGGAGCTGGAGGACCGGCGGCAGGAGTCCATGCAGCAACGCCGCTACCTCGATGAACCCCAGCGGTACGACGAGCCGCGCTACGACGAACCTGCCCGCTACGACGAGCGGCCGGCTGAGCGAGCCCAGACCTACAACGAGCCTGCACCCGTAGAGCAGCAGCCTGCATACGAGCAACAGCCCCCTCGGCGGGCCATGCCAGCCTCCCGTCGCGCGGTTCAGCAGCCGGGCGAACCCATGGATGTGGAACCGATAGAGGATGCAGCGCCCCAGCGCCGGAGCCAGGATCTCGACGATCCCTGGTGA
- the msrB gene encoding peptide-methionine (R)-S-oxide reductase MsrB — protein sequence MTPPNPVERSAEEWKQSLTPEQFQVARCGGTERAFTGAYWNNKATGKYHCVCCGAPLFSSETKFDSGTGWPSFWDGVSAEAITTKEDLTHGMVRTEINCAQCDAHLGHVFPDGPAPTGQRYCVNSASLNFKAS from the coding sequence ATGACTCCGCCCAATCCGGTCGAACGCAGCGCCGAGGAGTGGAAGCAATCCCTGACGCCGGAGCAGTTCCAGGTGGCTCGCTGCGGCGGCACGGAGCGGGCTTTCACCGGGGCGTACTGGAACAACAAAGCCACGGGGAAGTACCACTGCGTCTGCTGCGGTGCGCCGCTGTTTAGCTCTGAGACCAAGTTCGATTCGGGCACGGGTTGGCCCAGCTTCTGGGATGGTGTAAGTGCCGAGGCGATCACCACCAAAGAGGATTTGACCCACGGGATGGTGCGCACCGAAATCAACTGCGCTCAATGTGATGCCCACCTCGGGCACGTCTTCCCCGATGGTCCCGCTCCCACGGGCCAGCGCTACTGCGTCAACAGCGCATCATTGAACTTCAAGGCGTCCTGA